The following proteins are co-located in the Shouchella hunanensis genome:
- a CDS encoding ribonuclease E inhibitor RraB — translation MERSKQVFSYKTEVDPETEIIYGHVTIMTDRKAMDVPYYLISDEVFAVDEDSFADKPGVNDLLGMLEFFYTESDRLLDTVVVFPQMRDDIIRMESFADWLQQWQRYFYLSNVKDIGFIVSHKQAESERFCMILEELGFEEMLSSEEEQQSFYFYNVTYITPVDFPNDDDGAVLQSLKDSGVDMSKPREVEFILLCPNRRIARKVAKLVELEGYVVDVDEDEEHEEFVLVCKKVISLTHAEIVKQQHDLEEITAKYEVKIDGWGAMVD, via the coding sequence ATGGAGCGTTCAAAACAAGTGTTTTCTTATAAAACAGAAGTGGATCCGGAAACAGAAATCATTTATGGCCATGTAACGATTATGACGGATCGAAAAGCGATGGATGTTCCATATTACTTAATATCGGATGAAGTATTCGCAGTAGACGAGGATTCTTTTGCAGACAAGCCCGGTGTTAATGATTTATTGGGAATGCTTGAGTTTTTTTATACGGAATCCGATCGTTTACTCGATACCGTTGTCGTGTTTCCTCAAATGCGTGATGACATTATTCGGATGGAATCATTTGCAGATTGGTTACAGCAATGGCAGCGCTATTTCTATCTTTCCAATGTGAAAGATATTGGCTTTATCGTCTCTCATAAACAAGCTGAAAGTGAACGTTTTTGCATGATTCTAGAAGAATTAGGATTTGAAGAAATGCTTTCTTCAGAAGAAGAACAGCAATCATTTTACTTTTACAATGTAACCTATATTACCCCTGTTGATTTCCCTAATGATGATGATGGCGCTGTTTTGCAGAGTTTAAAAGACTCTGGTGTTGATATGAGTAAGCCACGGGAAGTGGAGTTTATTTTGCTTTGTCCTAATCGACGAATTGCTCGAAAAGTAGCGAAGTTGGTTGAACTTGAAGGGTATGTAGTTGACGTTGACGAAGATGAAGAACATGAGGAATTTGTTCTGGTGTGCAAAAAAGTGATTTCTCTCACTCATGCTGAAATTGTGAAGCAACAACACGATTTAGAAGAAATAACGGCGAAATACGAAGTGAAAATAGACGGCTGGGGAGCAATGGTGGATTAA